TCAATCCGAAAAAGAAATGGTCACATTCAGAAACCAACGCACACgccgagaagaagaaaaaaaaaaggtagagAAGCAACAAAAGGATTCTATTCACAGTTGGTCACAAGCCACAGCTGCAATCAAGCGCGTCAATGCACGACGcccaccggcgcggcggcggcgacgtcgatgctCCTCTGGCCCGGGAGCGCGAGCATGGCGGTGTGGTCCAGAAAGTCCTTGAGCCTGGCGACGGCCTCGACGACGGCCCTGAGCTcgtcggcgcgcgcgaaccCGCACGCGCCGGCGGTCCGGACGGCGTAGACGTAGAAGGTGACGCAGCCCTTGCGGAACTTGAACCGCGCCATCTccggcgcgcccggcgccgcgcgGATGAGGCGGCGGCCGACGTCGCCGAGCGGGACGACGCCCGGCCacgcggcgtccgcggcggcctTCATGGCGGCGGACTCGAAGACGAAGACAGCGGCCTTGGAGTTCTTGGTGCCCAGCCCCAGCGTCAGGGTGTGCCACGCGTGGTGCGCCAGGATGGCGAAGTTGGTAGGGATGtacgccgtcgtcgtcggcgcgAACGACAGcgcgtccccggcggcggcggcggcggcgccggcgccgggggcggGCGCCGCGCGGAGGAGGTGCGGGAGCTCGAGCGGGGCCGCGCGGCGCACGGTGAGCGCGCGCGTGACGAGCTGCGCGCCGAAGCGGAGGCCCTTGACGTCCGCGCACGGCGCGAAGAGCGCGTCCAGGGACCCcgggcccgccgcggcggcgctggccttgGACTTCTTGGACGCCGCCGCGTCGTGGCTGCCCTTGGACTTGGACTTGGACTTGGACTTGCTCTTGGACGACTTGGGCTCCGCCATTGTCGACAAtggctggccgccggcgaggtcttACCTTCCTGAGTGGCTTAGCTGGTCGCTGTGCTATGCGCTGTGTTGCAGAGACAGGGGGGGGGGAGGTGCCTCTGAGCTTGAAGGCGTCAGGAAGAGAGATGAGAGGGAACAGGGGAGCTGGAAGGAGGTGGGGTTGGTCAGAGCAGTTAAGAGGACAAGATTTCCCTCCATTTTGATATCTTTTCCTTTTCAATTATTCTAATTCAACGTTGTCCATTTTGATATCTTGATAATTTCGCATTGTCCCTGTCGCCTGCTTTTCAGGGAATCCCAATTGAGTGTTTCAGAAAAAGGGTCCCTGGAGATTCCAGCTTCAGGACAGGCACCACCTTTCATTTTCTTCCTCTTTTAATCTCTCTGAAGAATCTGAATTCGTTCCTGTTGCTGTTCCAGCCAATCTGATTCCTGTACCCTCACATGATTCAGCTCGATTACAACTCACGATAATCTGATAGAAGGATTATTacattctgaatttctgatttCTGCAGGCTGTGCAGAAATATATACCTGCCTGCAACCAGATCTGGGGCGTGCAGATTGGAACAGTAAACTGCCAAAGGAATAAGTAAGAAAAAAGAACTGTAAACTATCTTGATGAAAGAATCAGGCTGCAGGGAGGGGAGGATCAACCGAGCTGGTAATAGCTGAGCAGCAGCATGTCTCTGAATATAATACGGCACGCCCGTGGCCGCGTCGCGCTAATCAGTGCGGGTTCATGTGCTGCAGGACCTGTGCCATGTGCCGCTGCTTCCCTCTTCCCTTGCCTTGTGCGTCGTCGTCAGGGCCTGGCTTCTTCATGTGAGCTAGCTAGCGCATCCCCATGCCGTGATGCGCTGCTAGATGGATCACTGTGTTGCTGCTGGATTATGCATGGAGATCATGGCCGTGTCACATCATGGTGTTGATAGCttggtgatgatggtgacggCTTGTGAGCAGTTTCATATTGGTAGATTCAGAATTCAGAGTAGGTGCGATCTTGACAGGAGAAAATGAGATGTACTGTCTGTAAAGTGGTAGCTACAAGCCTACATCAGCTTTTAAAGTGCACGTGCGGCATGCAGGTGTTTTGATGATTTGCAATTATTATTTGatgttttttttcatatttttcaaacTTTTATAGACAGGCTAAAGCAGTTGATTACACATaggtttttaatttttttgtccAATTGGCCAATTatattctttgttttttttggaaaagattATTTGCCCAATTATTGTCACGCTGTCCCCATCCATTCATCAGGCGGCAGGAGGCACATCTGTGCGAGCCCCCAGCCCGTCCGTTCTCATATCGTCTGAAGGATGTTTTTGGTCCTGGATGAAGTCCATGAGCACGGGCCTGTTCCTCACCACTGTCAAAGGCCTGCTATCGTAGTGGTAGCATCGCTGCAGGCACTCCccagaggtcctgggttcgatctCTCTCGGGGGCGAATTTCAGCTCTGGGGTTAAAAAAACTCCCTCGCTTGTCCCAgtccaaagcactgtggagcccggcCTAACTCATAAGGTGACGGGCCCCGTGTACGGATGGGGCAGGAGGTCGGGGGTTTTCTTGACCTGCTGTGAGAAGGTCATTCTATCTCTCAAACAATACCGTGGGGGCGGTCTCACCCCCGCaggtcagttttttttttcctcaccACTCTGTTCATGTTGTTCTATCTGAGCAGCGCGCTCGTGGCCGTCGTCGGCATTGTCACCGGGGGCGCTTGGGTGCGGTGGCCGTCGTCGGCATCGTCACCGGGGGCGCTTGGGTGCGGGACAACCTGGATGACAGGAGGCTGAGCCTGTTGTACTGGATGCTCGCCGTGCTCAACATGCTCAACTTTGTGGGGGTTCCTCTGTTTCACGAGCCTGCAAGAGTACAAGCGCTaggcgcccgccgcggcggtcACGGCTATCACGCAGGTCGTGGAGCTGACGAGTCATAGCGCTCTCAGGGTGTTTGACGTATTGACTATTAGGGGTTTTATGTTGGATGAGGTTGTTTTTACTGAAAACATACCATTTAACTAATCACAATTTTATTGATATAGAACCATCAGTCTCTAGCTATAAGTGCAAGGATACATGCAACGCAACTGAAAACTGCAGCAGATAGATTGATAGATTAAAGGTACTGGTTGCCAAAAAATTTAGCAACAACATAGAGCATGTATAGTCAAGTTGCAGAAATTTTAAGACGGCGTGCACCAGAATGGAATTGAAGAAGGACCCAAACATTTCTGAACATGAACATCTAGTTTGAATGAAGCAGATTTCCGAGCCTGTCTCATCATGCAGTTCACAGCCGTAGCGCCACAACAACTTGAAACGAACGCAAAGGCCACATCTCTTTCTATCTTGACCAGCCAAAGGATGTCGTGCCGGTTGGTTCCGGCAGTCCGGCGGCACTCCGGAGGTTGTGGATTCGATCCCTGGAAGGGGCGAATTTCCGCCTACCGGTTAAAAAAACCCCCTCGTTTGCTCCATGTCCAAAGCACTGTAAAGGCCTcgtgtacgggtggggcaggggttcgggggttttcttggcctgctgtgagaagATCTTCTACCTTTCAAACAATGCCGTGGGCGGTCTTACCCcggcaggtcaagtttttttttctatcttGACCAAAAGGATCTCACCAAACCACACACAGACAAAGTTGCGACGTCCGGCTCGAATGAGGGGCTCTCTGTTATCGCTTTCTTAGCTGCCCGGCTCCTCATACCTACCGGTCTGGCCGGTTGACCATGCTGCTCATGGCCGGCTTTGTAGCAACGCCTTAAAGCATACGAGGCAGCCGAGCGTTTTCTGCTCATCCCGGCAAGCTTCCTCTGATTCTGATGACTTCAGCACTTCCCAGCCTAGCTCTGAAATATTTCTCTTGACTCCTACTCCTGAAAAATAGATTTTACTGACAATATGATTTGGAATCCAAAATCAATATTGTACGCAGATGTTAATGAACAAACAATATGCatattaattattttgtttctttctaaaaataacaaatagGTTGCTCTGTTACCCACTCTAATGTTACAACTGTGTAACTTAACAAGGATGAGAATATACTTTTCACTATCAGTGTCTTTTACTGACAGTTTATGTCAAGATGGGAAGCAGCTTGAGCTCTCAAGCACATTAACTATGTCATCCAAGCAGCTACGGAGCACACGAGCAGGGATGACCATCgccatgtatttttttttccacCAGAAGCTTCCACTTATGGCTCTTGAGCTCTCAAGCACATTAACTATGTCATCCAAGCAGCTACGGAGCACACGAGCAGGGATGACCATCGCCATGTATTTTTTTCCACCAGAAGCTTCCACTTATGGCTCATCATGTGGTCACCATTGTCCATCCATCACAAACTATGACCACACTGTGTCctaaaaatcctagaaaaaataaatatacaaACCATGCAGGAGAATGTAGATGTGCATGTGTTTTTGGCAACAACACATTTTGCTCTAATAGTGCATCTCTACTTCTCTAGCACCCGTAAGTGTCCTACTTACACATGCTTGTCTGAAGAAATAGGATGGAATTGATCACAAAGAGTCAACTTGAGATAATACAGTAAAAAGAAGAGAAACTCAAAGCGTTTCTCATGCACAAAGAAGAATCACTATTCAAGCTAAGAGTCCACAGGATGCGGTTATCTTGGTACTCCCCGATTGCAATGTGTTATATACAGTTGATAGAAGCTTATAATCTCCTCGGCAATGAAAGCGACCAATCACATTACAATTGCTCGAGGGCCAAGAAGAATGCAATCTTTATCTGAAAAATAGCAAGAGCTGCGTACTCATCTCGCAGGCAAAACAACGAACACCTGGCGCGCGACGGCGCCATGGACTGACTAAACACCAGGATACTTGGCCAGTTGGCCAACGGCGCAACCGCGAGGATCGAAGGTGAGGCGACAGCGAGAAGAGAAAGGGAGGGAAACGATGGGTCGGTGGGCCGTACTCTGGTGCGAGGACTGGAGGGAGCGGTCGACGGTCTGGAGCTCACGCGCGGGgaggcacagcagcagcaccgccACGCACGCCAGCATGTCctcgcgcccgcccgccccgggagcgggctgcggcggcgtctGCGCCGGAGAttgcgacggcagcggcggatCAGCCATGATAGAGATGGAGAAGAGAGGGATGGAGGATCGGTTTGCCTCCAATTTGTTTCGTTTGGATAAGTCCTCCTCGGacaaggaggggaggaggggaggtggcgcgcgcgcggggggcgAGCGAGGAAGCGGTggccaggggcggagccacatggggggcgggcaggggcctggcccctaATTCCATTAATTTCATTTAGAATCTCTAATTAAATACAAAATTATACTATGATTTCTCTAATTAGCTTTTGGCCTCTCTCATTTGGAATTCCTGGCTTCGCACCTGGCGGTGGCGCGCGTGCGGCGAGCGAagaggcggtggcgcgcgggcgCCATcaagcggtggcggtggcgtgcGCGAGGCGGGCGGGTAAGAAAACCGTGTGGTGAGAAAAAATTATGTTTTCGGCCGAAATGCTCCCTAACATGTAGTTTTTGTTTTATGGGTCTCCACCTCTTTACACCTCCATCGGCTCTGACATGCGGATCCGGTGTGAGGAGTACGGCCGGCCCAGTTTAGATAAGAAAAGTTATTAATTATTTTCGatttttatagtatatatatatatagtctcCACCTCTTCCCATCTCTCTCGGCTCTGATATGTGGGTCCGACGTGACGGGTATGGTGGACCTAGTTTAAATGAGAAAGATTATCAattgttttcgatctttatagtatatatataaatatagataTAGATTGGGAATTAAACAAGTTTAACAGCATTAATTTAGAAGAATCTCTGGTACAGGCGGGAATTAAACAAGTTCAACACCATGGCGCGGCCCCCGTAGGCAAGGTAGAGCGGTGAGCCTGGTCTATCGAACTTCGAACAGCCCCCTAAAATAGGTTAGGAAGGGAAAATCGACATTGAGCGTGTGCATGAGACCAGAACTTTCTGCCGTCCGGTGAATTTGGAGGTACTCGTTCAATGAGGTACACTCCCTCCTCGGTTATCCATCCCAACATGGTAGAAAATTACTTTCTTTTTAATGAAAAATGTGTTTAGTCACGGTCACGTAAAAAAACATGGTAGAAAATTACTAAATTAACACCCTATATAAATAATGGATTACCTACCCCGCCAATTTCTCATGCATGACAGACTAGCTTTAGCTTTACGACATTGCTCAATCTTTTTTCTCACGAAACACTAAAAATGTGTCTCATATCTGattcatattaaaaaaaataattagtgTTATAAAAGAACAACAACTTGATATAAAACgacataaaaaatttaaaattgcatgGAAGAGTTATCGAGTCTTTTTCAATCGATTGTTTGTCGTCCACCGGAGCTTGAATAATGAACTGGAAAAGCAACAAGAGAAAGGGCACCTGCATCTTTTGGATGAAATCTGAATGGAAACTCGAGTATAGATTAGGCCACGTAGCCTCCAAAATGTCGACCATTGGATCGCTGACAAGTTAAATCGGGCCATCATTCTAAGAGCAAGTAGCAGACTGAATGATGAGGTGGTAGAGAGAGAACTAGAGTGGGTTGTAAGCTTACAGCCAGGATTGACACAAGAATTAAAAAGATTTTGTGAGATGAACAAATAGACTATGTATTAATGATGAAGAGCTAAACCACTATACAAGTAGACTGAGAGATGAGCTACAAAAAATTCTTACAGCCAGCAGTGGACTAAAGCATTAGTCTTGCTCGAAGGCCGCCTCCATCCCAAGCACTGCACTCTCCGGACCTATTTCAACCACGCGGTCCATGCCGGCAGCCTGGCACGAGGATGAAGATGATACGCGATTGGTGGGCAGGACACTACCAGCCGTCGTACTGCGGTGCCGGTCTGTCTTGCAATCGGCGCGGCCCCAACGTCTTCCACGGTCCATCGCTGAGCTCCGCGCCGATGAGATGCCACGATGCCACTCCGCGACGCGCGGAGCGCTGACGTAGGCTTCCTTTGCAGGAGGACCTCCACACGGACGGAACAAACCGCGGCGGCCATCCCGCAGCTACTGAGCAATATTGGATTATCCATATTGAGGCACTTCTTGGACTATTTATACAAGAAAAAAATCTATTTTCGGTCATGCAACTATCGCCCGAGTTTAATTTTGGCCATGCAACTTTAAAACCGGATATGCTTAACATCAAATTATCAAAATCGTTTATATTTAACCATCCGGTAGTTTTGCTGGATGATTTTGATGACATGACTGACACATGACGGTGGGACCCACATTCCAGTTTATTTCTATCTcatatttctctctttcttccccCTCTCTCCTGTTTCTCTCTCCGCCAGGCAGGCTGCCGACGCGGCGCCGCGCGCAGGGCCGCCGCGCTCTGCGTGCTCTGCGTGGATGGGCTGGTGGGTTTGTTTATTTGTGGATGGGCTtgataaaaaggaaaaagggcagCAATTTACAGGAAGAAGGAACACGGACGTTGTCCCTTTTCCTCCGCGCCTCCATGGCTGCGGCACGAGCTCACGGAGCTCGGCCGGAACGGCGATCCCGGTCTCCGTCTTCGAAGCTGAGGGTACGGGGAAagagaggagggcgaggggaTTCCACTTTGGTGTCTTTGGGCATGGAAAACGAAAGTTGGCTctggcggccgcggcagccATGGCTTCGACATGCTGTAGCTCGTGGGGAGCTTACCGTGGAGGGAATTTGTGAGGAACCGCCCAAGTTAAACTCATTTAATCGGGTCATCATCCATTGATTCACCCAATTAAAAGACAATAATCCCGGTAGTCCTTGAGATGCGTTCTGAACATGCTCAGGATGACACACCTCACTAAGCACAACTTGAAAACGCCATCACATATAAGCATATCCATACATAGAAGTCTCTTACATAAATAGATTCAAGTGATTACATTACAAGTTCAAAGTTTTGCAGCAAAATTATTTAAATATGTCTCTGCGGGCACAACCCAGAAGAGAACACCATATAGAGATAGTGCTCTACTTCAACCACCGGGCCTCAACTCTCATCCGATTCACCGTCCACGGGGTAGAAGTACCCAAAGACGGGCTCCTGCTGAGGATCACCTGCAACAACTTAACGGCAGCACcgtgagtacaaaaggtactccgcagGGCTTATCCAACAAGGGTATAAAACCCGACTCTCAAGGAGGATGCATTTGGCTAGTAGCAAGAAAATTGGCAAGGTAATTAATTTTGCATAAAAGTATTTGATAAAGTTATAATAAGCAAAAGACTTCTATCCTATTAGCAATACACCAATCAAATTGCGTAAAGTAAAGATGATCATCATGTGAGCAAGTCAAATCTTCCATGAACTTTAGTCGGTAACTCTACACCCaaagtcaaagtacaagagcTTGCTCCTTAACCATGGAGCccggctattgcaatagatgaAAAATcctgcaggggtgtacaactttaTCCGCACGAGGCACAAGCCCAACGCCCATATCCATGGCCTAGGATAAGGGTTGAATCATGCCCTCAACCTTTCGCATACCCACACTCAACTATGAATGAACGGTCGGAATGGTTAGATGCACCGCACGACGGCCGATCACACCTCAACCAACCCCGCACCGAATCCGGTCAAGGCAAAGTGTGACTTATGGTACTTGGCTTGCCATTCTCATAATTTGGCATGTGGTCTGTACGCATAAgtgctcaagtatcaaagcAATGGGGTCACAGGCCTTAATCAATCCAACCAATCACTAAGCCAAATGAGCTCCATCTCACTTGACCCTACCATTCATGCTCAAGTCCGCATCATATTACAAGTGGTTCAACTTTTAAAAACTAAGCAAGCAACATATTGCTCGCGGGtggtggtgaccttgccacctcCCGACTTCTACCGGAACTAAGCATAAATAAGTAATTAAATCGGGACGCCTACACAAGCATACTCACCTAAAAGGATTTATTCTAAATCAAGGAAGGTAATGCATACGATAGGAGCTAATCAAACATTTATACCATAGACTTATGCACAAATAAGACTCAAATATTTTAattgatccaaaatagggtAAAAAATGCTTAGGTGCCTGCCTTGATTCACCAAAGAAGTGTCGTCGACGACGGACTCCGACTCGGTCTCAACTTCCACTTGAGCTTGCGCTTCGGTCTCTACACGAGTGCAATGGTACTTGATAAATAAATATGTCATGAATGAGTTGAAAAAGACATGAGATGACACATTAATTGTTcaaataattaatttaattatcTTGGGGTAAAACATAATTTTAATTGATTCTTGACATCATACTgaagctaacaaaatttatttcacatTATTCTGAgctatatgcaattttatataaattacaCAAGATAAGACATGCAGATGCATCCAAACAGAAAAGCTGATTGGGCTGGTACTGcatagtgctacagtaaccgtggACAGTCCGCCCTTGAggcccggacggtccgccggtgaAATTCGGGACGGGTTCCAGAAAAGGTTTGGTTCTGTGTGTTTGTTCAGAAAtgtactgcggaccgtccggtacTGTActacggaccgtccgccgtacaaAGGCATATTGGGCTCCAGAAACACACCGTTCATGTATAGGATTTggaaatgaactgcggaccgtcagCAGGtgaagggcggaccgtccgccgttcaaaagaaaaa
The nucleotide sequence above comes from Panicum virgatum strain AP13 chromosome 3K, P.virgatum_v5, whole genome shotgun sequence. Encoded proteins:
- the LOC120699854 gene encoding uncharacterized protein LOC120699854 → MAEPKSSKSKSKSKSKSKGSHDAAASKKSKASAAAAGPGSLDALFAPCADVKGLRFGAQLVTRALTVRRAAPLELPHLLRAAPAPGAGAAAAAAGDALSFAPTTTAYIPTNFAILAHHAWHTLTLGLGTKNSKAAVFVFESAAMKAAADAAWPGVVPLGDVGRRLIRAAPGAPEMARFKFRKGCVTFYVYAVRTAGACGFARADELRAVVEAVARLKDFLDHTAMLALPGQRSIDVAAAAPVGVVH